One window of the Trifolium pratense cultivar HEN17-A07 linkage group LG2, ARS_RC_1.1, whole genome shotgun sequence genome contains the following:
- the LOC123911570 gene encoding protein SRG1-like, which translates to MDSEMTKKLGTSLIVPSVQELVKKSITKVPERYVQQNQDPHVVSSIISLPQVPVIDLNKLLTEEDGTELDKLDYACKEWGFFQLINHGVNSSLVENFKILVQDFFNLSAEEKKVFAQKPGDMEGFGQMFVVSDEHKLEWADLFYLLTLPSYRRNPHLFPSIPQPFRENLEMYSLELKKLSVTIIEFMTKALKIQPSELLEFVEDGTQAMRMNYYPPCPYPEQVIGLNPHSDAGCLTILLQVNNEIEGLQIRKDGMWIPIKPLKDAFVVNIGDMLEIMTNGIYRSIEHRATINSEKERISIATFHGPKLDAIIGPTPSLVTPKSSAVFNNISVKDFYKGYFSRQLEGKSYIDVMRIQNE; encoded by the exons ATGGATTCAGAAATGACTAAGAAGCTTGGAACTTCTTTAATAGTACCTTCTGTTCAAGAGCTAGTAAAGAAATCCATAACAAAAGTTCCAGAGAGATATGTTCAACAAAACCAAGATCCTCATGTTGTTTCTAGCATAATCTCTTTACCACAAGTTCCTGTCATCGATTTGAATAAGTTGTTGACTGAAGAAGATGGAACTGAACTAGACAAACTTGATTATGCCTGCAAAGAATGGGGTTTCTTCCAG CTGATCAATCATGGAGTGAATTCTTCATTGGTGgaaaatttcaaaatacttGTTCAAGATTTCTTCAATCTATCAGCAGAAGAGAAGAAAGTATTTGCACAGAAACCAGGAGATATGGAAGGTTTTGGTCAGATGTTTGTTGTATCAGATGAACACAAACTTGAATGGGCTGATTTATTCTACCTACTCACACTTCCATCATACAGAAGAAATCCACACTTATTTCCTAGTATTCCCCAACCATTCAG AGAAAATCTAGAGATGTATTCTTTAGAACTGAAAAAACTAAGTGTGACAATCATTGAGTTTATGACAAAAGCATTAAAGATCCAACCAAGTGAATTGCTAGAGTTTGTTGAAGATGGAACTCAAGCAATGAGGATGAATTACTATCCTCCATGTCCTTATCCAGAACAAGTTATTGGACTCAATCCTCATTCTGATGCTGGTTGTCTTACAATCCTTCTCCAAGtcaataatgaaattgaagGCCTTCAAATTAGAAAAGATGGAATGTGGATTCCTATTAAGCCTCTCAAAGATGCTTTTGTCGTCAACATTGGAGACATGCTAGAG ATAATGACCAATGGTATTTATCGAAGTATTGAACATCGAGCAACAATTAACTCAGAGAAGGAGAGGATTTCTATTGCCACATTTCACGGTCCTAAATTGGATGCAATTATTGGTCCAACACCAAGCCTTGTTACTCCTAAAAGCTCTGCAGTGTTCAACAATATTAGTGTGAAAGATTTCTATAAAGGATATTTCTCACGCCAGCTTGAAGGAAAATCATACATTGATGTCATGAGGATTCAAAATGAGTGA